Genomic segment of Desulfovibrio sp.:
CACATGCCAGACAATCCAAACGCACTGCCCAAGGCCATAACCAGTGTCGCAAGCCTCTGCCCCGCCAGCGACCGAGCCGCGAACATGCAGCCGCACACGCCACTTACGGACAGCAACCCCGCTCCCATCAGAATAATCCCCACACCAGACATCACAAATGTACCTCGGTTTGGAGCATTGTCTTGCTCCAGGTCTGCGCCTTACTCATCAACGGACAAAGAGGCGCGCGTAAAACTCCCCAGCGGGCATAAGCGCGATGAGCATCACTACCAGCACGATGACTATGTATAAGAGATAGTTTTGCGCCAGGCCCTGTTGAAAGCGATGAGCTTTATGAAACCACCGTTCGGTGAACCGGCCGAAGGGAAGAAGCATGCGCTCCATCACGATGTCATCGACATGGCTTTGCATGGCAGTCGGACGAGGGAACACCCCTCCCACAGTGGGCAGATGTATCCTCGGCTTGAGAATCCTGCGGAATATCCGAACTATCGGCTGGGCAAAAGATGACGCGCTGTACTGCATTCGGGCCGTGGGCCGTGCGTAGCCACAATCCCAGGTGCCGGTTGAATACAAAGAGCGATTGCGAAACGCGGCAACCAGGCAGGCCACGGCAACGAGGCAGGACAGGCCTATGGCCATTGCGCCGATGGTTGTGAGCGGAACGAGGTTTTGGACAGGTACCGGCGTCTGCCCGCTCGCGCGCATCCAACTGGCTATTGCGGCATTGAGGAAAGGGCATACAAGCGACGGAGCCAGTCCGATCACGGCACAACATACGCCCAAAACCGCGATCGGCCCCAACATGGAGACAGGGGATTCATGGGCACGCAACGCTGCGCCTGTGCGCGGGTTTCCCAGAAAGACCGCGCCGTACACTTTCACGAAGCAGGCCACGGCCAAGGCGCCGATCATGGCCAACACCGGCATGGCCAGCACCAGGCCTGTGCCGTCGGCATGTTTGGCCACAACATTGTTCATAAGCCCCAGGTAAACAAAGAATTCGCTGACGAACCCATTCAGCGGAGGCAAGCCGCAAATAGCTACAGCGCCCACCAGAAACATTGCGGCTGTCCAGGGCATGGATTTGGCCAACCCGCCCAAGTGGTCGATCTCCCGGGTGCCGGTGCCGTGGAGGACCGACCCTGCGCAAAAAAACAACAGCGACTTAAACAGGGCGTGGTTCCAGACATGCAACAAACATCCAGCCATTCCCAATACGACCCATTCGGCGCGGCCGGTTGAGCAGCCTACCATTGCCAGACCCAAGCCCATGAGGATGATGCCAATGTTTTCGACGCTGTGATAGGCCAGCAATCGCTTCAGGTCGTGTTGGCCGAGGGCGAACACCACGCCAAGAAGGCCACTGACAACACCGAGGAGCAGCACCAGCCCCCCCCAGCCCACGGGTGGGGCGGGCAACAGGGAAAGCATCCGCACCAGGCCGTAAATGCCCGTCTTCAGCACGACCCCGGACAAGATAGCAGAAACGTGGCTCGGGGCGTTAGCGTGGGCGCTAGGAAGCCAGAAGTGAAGAGGCATCATCCCGGCTTTGAGCCCGAAACCCAGGACAGCCAGCAGAAAAAGAACGTTCCGGGCACCCTGGCTCGTGGCTTCGATGGTCGTGGGTGTCAAATCGAATGAACCTGTCACCGAACGCCACAGGGTGAACATGGCAAATAAGGTGAGGGTACCGATATGCGTGGCGATCAGGTAGACCCATCCGGCCTGTTGGCATTCGGGGCGTCTGTCCTCCGTGCTGACCAGAAAGAAAGCCGAGAGGGCCATCACCTCCCATCCGAGCAAAAACGTCATGCCGTGTCTGCTGACAACCAAAAGTGTCATGCCCAGCATGAGTAGCCCCCAGAAGAGCCTTAGTTTTCCGCCGCTTCTCGGGTGCTCACGCTGCCGCCAGTAGCCCAGGCCGTAGAGGGAACCCAGGCCGCCAATCAAGAAAACAGGGACCAGAAAAAAAGCGCTCAAGCCGTCGACTCCGACTGACAATTGGATCGCAACCGGCCAGGGCACCATTAATGCCGCACTTTCCTCGACGTCATGACCAAGATACACACCGAGCAAACCGACAAGCGCACCCATCGACATTAACACCGACGCCATGCGTTGGCCCAATGACGATTCACGGCTCAGACACAACCCGGGAAACCCGCTGGTGCCCATGAGGCACGCTGCGGCTATGATGAGCTTAAGAGCCATGAGCGATCCCGTTTTGAGCGATGAAATATGGCATGAAGCACACGATCCGGATTATCGGATGGGCACGGCGCTGCCGTCGCTTAAGGCGGTTTGCGCCATTTCTATGCGGAATACCATCTCCACCAGCTCCTCCCGGGGAGCCTGGCGATTGAGTGCTGCCTTGAATTCCTTGTCCAGCAGGGCGAAGCTCAGCCGGGAGAGAAGATGGAGATGGACTCTGACCGTCGGGCTGATGAGCGTAAACAAAATGTTTACAGGCAAGCCATCAGGCGCGCCGAAATTAATCGGATGTTTTAAAAAGCACAGCCAAATCGATGGATGAGAGACATGCAATACCAGGGGATTGCGGACGTGAGGGATAGCGACCCCCTCCCCGACGCACGTGGAACCAAGGGCTTCTCGGGCCAGCAGCACTTGATAGAGAAACTCCCTATCCACTTCTTCCCCGGGTGGGAATGTGATCGTGTCGATTACCGCCCGCAGGACCGAAGCCTTGTCTTCGCCGTCTACACCGTAAAAAATACCGCCTGCATTCAAACTTCCAGTTAAACTCGGCAGACGCTCCATGTCAGGCTCAATATTGAGAAACTCCTCTGGAGCGACTTTGATATGCTGAGACGAGGCCCATTCGAGCAGTTCAACTCGGTTGAATCGGTATTCCTCATTGATCTTATATACAGGTATCGCCCCCCTATCTATTCTATGATATATTTCTTTCGCTGGCATATTCAAGATTTTTGCCGCTTCACTGACCGTAAGCTTCATACACGCATCCTTGATACAGGCGATATGAACAGATCAACTCTTTCTTTTACCACGTACATATAAAAGCTCTCCAAAGATTCAAGT
This window contains:
- a CDS encoding hydrogenase, whose protein sequence is MALKLIIAAACLMGTSGFPGLCLSRESSLGQRMASVLMSMGALVGLLGVYLGHDVEESAALMVPWPVAIQLSVGVDGLSAFFLVPVFLIGGLGSLYGLGYWRQREHPRSGGKLRLFWGLLMLGMTLLVVSRHGMTFLLGWEVMALSAFFLVSTEDRRPECQQAGWVYLIATHIGTLTLFAMFTLWRSVTGSFDLTPTTIEATSQGARNVLFLLAVLGFGLKAGMMPLHFWLPSAHANAPSHVSAILSGVVLKTGIYGLVRMLSLLPAPPVGWGGLVLLLGVVSGLLGVVFALGQHDLKRLLAYHSVENIGIILMGLGLAMVGCSTGRAEWVVLGMAGCLLHVWNHALFKSLLFFCAGSVLHGTGTREIDHLGGLAKSMPWTAAMFLVGAVAICGLPPLNGFVSEFFVYLGLMNNVVAKHADGTGLVLAMPVLAMIGALAVACFVKVYGAVFLGNPRTGAALRAHESPVSMLGPIAVLGVCCAVIGLAPSLVCPFLNAAIASWMRASGQTPVPVQNLVPLTTIGAMAIGLSCLVAVACLVAAFRNRSLYSTGTWDCGYARPTARMQYSASSFAQPIVRIFRRILKPRIHLPTVGGVFPRPTAMQSHVDDIVMERMLLPFGRFTERWFHKAHRFQQGLAQNYLLYIVIVLVVMLIALMPAGEFYARLFVR
- a CDS encoding PTS sugar transporter subunit IIA — translated: MKLTVSEAAKILNMPAKEIYHRIDRGAIPVYKINEEYRFNRVELLEWASSQHIKVAPEEFLNIEPDMERLPSLTGSLNAGGIFYGVDGEDKASVLRAVIDTITFPPGEEVDREFLYQVLLAREALGSTCVGEGVAIPHVRNPLVLHVSHPSIWLCFLKHPINFGAPDGLPVNILFTLISPTVRVHLHLLSRLSFALLDKEFKAALNRQAPREELVEMVFRIEMAQTALSDGSAVPIR